The genomic interval ACCAACTCGTTGCTAAAATTCACAGCCTCGACAGCCGACGTGGGACAAAACCTGTTGCATCCCAATATTGTCGAAAACGCCCTTCTGAAGTCCGCATTGAACGCGTATATGACGGGATTCAGAGAGGAATTGGCCCAGCCGAACCAGACAAAAATGTTGAATGTGGTGTCACTTACGCACGGCGGGGACTCCAAACGACCGCTTGTGTCACAGAATGGAACTATGCAGTTGAGGACGAAGAAAGGCAACCAGCAAAACACAAACACGCCCATGATAATAGAGAGTGTTTTTAAAACCTTGGTCTCCTTCTTGAAAGTAGTTTTGAGGGAGTTGTTGTCGTTTGCGCAATCGGGGACATGAGGATGGTGTTGTGCGTGTTCGGCCGCTCTCTCCAAGGACGATATCCTCCTGATTTGCGTTTGCGCAATCCGAAATATTCGAGTGTATGTCCCAATCATGATCACAACGGGGATGTAAAAACTTATGAGCGACGAAGCTACAGCGTAGGTCCTGTTCAACGTGGCATTACACTCGTTGGTCTCCTCGTGCCGCGTGTACTCGTCGTCGTTGACTTTGTGCCAGCTGAGCTGCACGGGGATGAACGAGATGAGGATGGACAGTGTCCACGCCACGCTGATCATGGTGAACGCGACGCGTTGAGTCATTTTGCGCTCGTATCGAAAGGGGCTGGAGATGGCCCAGTACCTGTCCAAACTGATGATGCAGAGGTTGAGGATCGAGGCCGTGGAACACATGATGTCGAAGGCGATCCAAGTTTCACAAAAGTCGCCGAACAGCCAGCAGCCGGCCACCTCGGACACGGCTTTCCACGGCATCACCAGCACGGCGACGAAGAGGTCGGACACCGCGAGGGATATGACGAAGAAGTTGGTGACTTTTGATCGCAGGTGTCGGAATTTGACGACCGCGACGCACACCAGCGTGTTGCCCAGGAGCGTCGAGACGATCAAGACCAGGAGGATGCAGCCGGTGAGCGCCGCGCGCACGCTGACACCTCCGGAGCTGTCCATTTCAGGACTGTCCATTCTAACGAAACTGTCATTGCTGGTTTCCATGGCTGGACACGCGCTGGAATAGTCCGATAGTGGAAGAAATTCTACATCATTCACGTCTGTTCGGCTCCTCACTGATGATAACAGTGACTGGACACCAGCCTGTCATTCAGGAAAAATGAAATCCCTGTGTTGTCCAGAGACTAAGAGTATGCTGGTAGCCCACCTCCCAAGCAAACGGTAAAGCAGAAAAGGCAATACATTATTTCCAAAATCAGTGATCCACTTCTGTGCGTCTCACGCATCCCCACAcatcttttttcctctctgcgcgcgtgcgtgtgtccctCCGAAACGGCACCTGATAGTCCATGCAGTGAGGCTTCAAGTGAggactctccccccccctcccccccccctctctctctctccctctctctgtcctctccctctctcctctctctctctctctcctctctctcctctctctctctctctccctccctctcctctctctctcctctctccctatctcattctctctctctgtctctctctcacacacacacacacacacacacacacacacacg from Engraulis encrasicolus isolate BLACKSEA-1 chromosome 17, IST_EnEncr_1.0, whole genome shotgun sequence carries:
- the drd6b gene encoding D(5)-like dopamine receptor — translated: METSNDSFVRMDSPEMDSSGGVSVRAALTGCILLVLIVSTLLGNTLVCVAVVKFRHLRSKVTNFFVISLAVSDLFVAVLVMPWKAVSEVAGCWLFGDFCETWIAFDIMCSTASILNLCIISLDRYWAISSPFRYERKMTQRVAFTMISVAWTLSILISFIPVQLSWHKVNDDEYTRHEETNECNATLNRTYAVASSLISFYIPVVIMIGTYTRIFRIAQTQIRRISSLERAAEHAQHHPHVPDCANDNNSLKTTFKKETKVLKTLSIIMGVFVFCWLPFFVLNCIVPFCDTSGRLESPPCVSDTTFNIFVWFGWANSSLNPVIYAFNADFRRAFSTILGCNRFCPTSAVEAVNFSNELVSYHHDTTLQKDAPIVSNSQRLALVPIHGEDMEQSFDKVSVLSNNSRNNRNLLLPAILQIECEAEISLDMMPFSSTGQNECYVMPGQVEY